The genomic region GAACAGGAACAGATGCCATGCCAGCAGATAATGTGATGGTGTTTGATCAAACGGTAGTTAATAGTTATGATCCTAACGATAAAACCTGTCTAGAAGGAGAAACCATCGATCCAGCAGATGTAGGAGAATATGTGCATTATATGATCCGTTTTGAGAATACAGGAACGGCAAGTGCTATTAATGTGGTGATTAAAGATGAAATTGATTTAAGTCAGTTTGATATTACAACTTTGATTCCGCTAGGTGGTAGTCATGATTATTACACGAGAATTAGAGAAGGAAACGTGGTAGAATTCATTCACGAGGACATCAACCTAGACTTTAATGATGCGACTAATGATGGTCATGTATTGTTCAAAATCAAGACACTAAATACTCTGGTAGCAGGAGATACTTTTGATAATACCGCAGAGATTTTCTTTGACTTCAATTTCCCTATTATCACAAATATGGAATCTGTAACGGTAATGAGTACCGCAAGCATAGGAGAAACGACAGATTCTAGTATCAAATTATATCCTAATCCTGCGAAAAGTTTCATCAATTTTTCTGCTACAAATAGCCTTGAAAGCGTGACGATTATGGATATAAACGGTAGAACTTTATCCCAAACCAACTTTACTGGGAATTCAACTAATCAACGCATTTCTTTAGAAAATTTGAGCTCTGGAATTTACTTTGTAACAGTTAAAAGTGACCTTGGGCAGAAGGTAGAAAAGTTGATTGTGAAGTAAATTTCAATTTACTGACAACTTAAAAAAAGCGCAAACCGATAGGTTTGCGCTTTTTTTGTTTAAACTCAAAATGTTAATATTTTCTAAAAAATAAGTTCAAACAATCTCAATTCAAATAATCTTCTTTAATTGTAGGAAATATTTGATTATGAGAAGATTAATACTAATAACATTTCTGTTTTCAGGGTTTTCAATATTCGCTCAAAACGAAGGCAATTTTTGGTATTTTGGAGAAAATGCTGGATTAGATTTTTCAACTTCTCCACCAACAGCATTAAGTAATAGTGCTATGAGTACCGTTGCAGGCTGTAGTACAGTGAGTGATTCTAATGGTAACTTGCTTTTCTATACAAATGGCAGGTTAGTTTGGAATAGAAATCATGTTCTTATGAGCAACTCTCCAAGTTATGGTTCAACTGATACTTATAGTCAGCAGTTGATTGTAAAAGATCCAAGTTCTACAAATACTTATTTTATTTTAAGAACGTTTTGGTCGGATTTGGTGCCAGGCCCAGCATTAGATTATCAAATAGTGGATATGAGCTTAGATAATGGTTTAGGTGATATTATACCTATTCAGAATTATAATCATAATGTACAATTTGCTACTCAGGAAAAGGTAACTGCTTTTATAAATTCGAATGGCAATTCAAATTGGGTGGTAACTACTTATTTTGATTATCCAACATTACGCATTTACTCGATTAAAATCCAAAATGGAATAATCGACACTACTACAAGAGTAACTAGTAATTTTACTTCTGTTCCAAATTATTTATTATCAGGACAAGATGGTATTTTAAAAATATCTAAAGATGGTACTAAATTAATTTTAACTGATGGATTTAAAGCAGCTTTATTTGATTTTAATATAAATACAGGTATGGTAACAAACCCAATAAGATTATCTACAAATAGTATTTATAGCAGATTTTATGGTGCTGAATTTTCGCCAGACTCAAGTTTATTATATATCAATGGTAACACTGATACATCGGGTTTAGATTGTAATACTGCTAACCAACGAGCAGTACTTCAATACGATTTATCAATGCCAGCAGGTTGGGAAGCAAATCCAATCGTGTTAAACAATTCAATACTCAATAACGTAAGGCATGGAGATTTACAGCTAGCTCAAGATGGTAAAATTTATGCTGCAAAAAACTGTCAAGCGAGTTTAGGAGCAATTCAAAACCCGGATATTTTAGGTCAAGGAGCAAATTACACGGATAATGCCATAATGCTAGCTCCAGGAACAACAAGCCGTACAGGTTTACCTAATCTAATTCTTCCATCTCAAGCCACAGCAAGTGGTACAGATAATTCTTCTTTAGTAATTCATATGTTTCCTAACCCTGCAAGTAGCTTCATCAACTTAAGTGCTTCAAACCATTTAGTAAGTGCAACGATTTTAGACATTAATGGAAGAATGCTATCGCAAACTAACTTTACAGGAAACACAATAGAACAACAAATCTCATTAGAGAACTTAAGCTCAGGAATTTACTTTGTTACTATTAAAAGTGAAGTAGGGCAAAAGGTAGAGAAGTTGATTGTTGAATAACTTACAGTCTTTATTTAACTTTGAAGAGCCTCTCGTTAAGAAGATGCTTTTTTTATATTTTGATTGTAGCAAAACATGTTTTATAAAACTTAAAGAAAACTTAAAATATTAATGATGGTATGCTTAAGAATATAGGATTAATATATTTGTTTTTTACCCTTAAAATTATAGTTTGAAGTCTATTTTATTATCCCTTCTCTTTCTATCCATAAGTTCTCTAGCTACTGCTCAAGATAGTATTCCTGAGGTCAAAACTACTAATTGGGCATCCTGGGGAAGAGTTAGTTTTTTATTTAATCAAAGTGCTTTTAATGACGACTGGCAAGGTGGTGGTGTTACTAATGTATCAGGTAACCTAGGGATCAGTTATGACATACAATATAAGCGTAAGAAGTTATCGTGGGATACTAAACTGATTAGTGATTTTGGACTTTCTCAAGTAAAAGATCAACGCTACTTGCGCAAGACTACAGATCGTCTAGAATTGAATAGTATACTAGGAAATCAAATTAATCAAAGCTACTGGAATTATAGTACGATTTTTAATTTTAGATCGCAATTTATTTCTGGATATGAATTCTTTACAGAAGAAGAAACAGGTGATGATGGCGTTACCAGACCTATTCAAAAGCGACGCGAGACCTCAGGCGGATTTTCACCATCATATTTTCAATTAGGACTGGGATTTTTATGGAAAAAATCTAAAAACTTCAATTTTAACATTGCACCTGCTACTACTAGGTTAATCACCGTTTCATCTAACTTTACAGATGTTGATATGAATGATCCAGTTGCTGTGGATGATTATACACCGTTTTTTGGAGTAGAGGCTAATAAAACAGCGAGATGGGAAGTAGGCGCGTCTTTCCGTGGTTATACAAAATTTGAGGTTGCTCAAAACATTCATATGGAAAACATACTTAGTCTCTATAGTGACTATCTAGCAGATCCAGAAAATATTGATATAGATTATAACCTCAATCTTTTTTTAAAGGTAAATAAATATATCAGTGGTAACTTTGAATTTCAGGCGATATATGATGATAACACAACTAGAGGTTTTCAAATACGACAGGTCATAGGTCTTGGATTTAAATATGATCTAGGAGAACGTCCTACTAAAAAGGCTTAATATTAATGTAGTAAGTATTTTTATTTATGCTTTCGCGAAAGCGTAGATCAAATACCTTTACGTTTATTATATCTATTTCTATTAAAACGTTTTTGGGCTAATTATTTGTCTGATTATACATTCTTAACAGAAATTTACCGTGGCTAATTATGTTAAATCATTGAACTTTTATCAATTTGCACTCTGTTAAGAACTTAAGGTTATATTCCGAAAAATAGGTGCAAAAACAAAAATCACAAACTTCTATAAAATCACCATACAGATGGCTGCGCAGATTTGGACGTACCATGTTAGGCATCCTTATTTTTCTCTTTTTACTTCTTCTTTTTATACGCAGTCCATGGGGTCAAAATATTATCGTAGGTCAGGCCATAGATTATGTTCAAGATAAAACTGGTACTGAGGTAAAATTAGAACGCGCATTTGTAACCTTTGATGGCAATGTTCAAATTGATGGATTATATCTGGGCGATTTTAAGAATGACACACTTATTTATTCTCATAGTCTAGAGGCAGATTTAGCGCTATGGCCGCTTATTAATGGTACAGGTATCGATATTGATTACCTTGAATGGGATGGACTTACTGCTAGAGTAATCAGACAGGACTCCATAAAAGGGTTTAATTATCAATTTTTAATGGATGCCTTTGCTACAGCACCTGATACAACCGCTAGTCAACCTTTAAATCTTCATATAGGTGAGTTCCGTCTTACTAATTTTGATGTCGTTTACAAGGATCAAGTAGGTGAGATGGATGCTACCGCATTATTTGATGAACTTGTACTGGAAATGAATGAATTGGATCTTGAACAAATGATTGTTGATGTCGAAAATCTTTCATTAAAAAATGCGGTTATCAATTATGAACAAGATGTCGTTACTTCACTGGCAAAAGCAGAAAAAGATCATTTTCCTAATCAAGATACAAATCTAGCTGAGGCCATTACTGATGATGCAAATGATTCTCAGTTACCTTTATTAAAGGCAAATAATATAAATCTAACAAACGTAAAACTCAACTATAATTCTGAGCCAGACGGTATTGCGCTGCGTACAAACATTGGGACGCTAGAATCTTCTATTCCTATGGCTGACGTTCAAAACAATCAGTACGAAATCAGTAAATTTAAATTACATAGCAGTACAGTTGAGCTCTTAATAGAAGATGAATCTACTGTAGTGACCACAACAACTAGTGAACCTATAGTAATAGAATGGCCAGATTTCAATATCAAGCTGGATCACTTAAGTTTCAATGAAAATAATTTCTTGTATCGATTAAATGATGCTCCACTTTCTTCTGTTCAACTATCACCAGATGCTCTTTTATTAACTAAAATAAATATTGAACTGCACGATTTTAATCTTGCAAATCAAAAGGCTAGCGTAGTGCTAGATCAGATATCTCTTAGAGAACACTCTGGGATTGATGTTAAACAGCTATCTGGTGTTATTCAATTAACTGATAAAAATTTTAATATTGAAAAATTGAACGGTCAGATCAATAATAGCGCTATAAACGGTTCTATAGCTTTAGGTTATCAAGGCATTAATCAGCTGGTTAATCATCCAGAGTTATTAAAATTAAATGCGAGTATACCTGTCTATAAATTAGATTTAAAAGATCTATATCGTTTTCAGCCCGATTTAGCGAGTAACAGTTATGTTAGGCAAATAGCTAAACAACCTTTAACGGGACGAATAATAGTAAGTGGTAGTACTGATAATTTACAAGTTGATGGCTTTAATATAAATTGGGGACAGAACTCAGCAACTGCAAATGGAACTTTAACACATGTAACAGATGTGAACCGATTAACCTTTGAGTTTCCTAATATTAATGTTAGTGCCTATAGAACTTCACTGCTGCCTTTTATAAATGAAAAAGATCTAGGGATTACTTTGCCACAAAAAGCACAGTTAATAGCAAATTTATCTGGTAATGTCAATAAAATAAAAGGAAAAGCAGATCTAACAACCAGCTATGGTTTCATGACAATTGATGGGAATTTTAATAATGGTTCAAAAATCCAATTTGAATCAACAGTAGATATAGAGGAATTAGAACTGTCTAAAATGCTTTCTATGCCAGAATTGGGAAACTTAAGCTTACAACTACAAACTAGTGGTAGTGGTTCTAACGTTGAAGATCTAGATGCTAGTATGGATGGTACCATAACTAGTTTTGCCTACAACAACTACCCATTAACTAATATCCCGATTAAAGGAAGTATGAATAATGGATCTGGGATAATTACTTCAAAATTCAAGGATGATAATGTAAATATAGCTTTAGCCTCAAACTTTAAATTAGATCAACAGCTTACTATTGTTGATGCTGCTGTAGATGTTATAGGTATTGATTTAAGAGCTTTTGGTATTACCTCTCAAAATGTAAAAGCAGCTGGTAAGATAGATATGTCTTATGCTGGAAATGGTACTGATTATCAAATTAAAACTACTGTAGATGATGGAATCGCGGTCTTTGATGAACAATCGTATTTATTAGGTCAGTTGAATATGGATGCATTTGTAACTGCAGACTCTACCTCTTTAGATATTAAAAATAAAATGTTAGATCTAGAATTAAGATCTAATACAGGTCCACAAAATATAGCTACAGCACTGCAAAGACACATAGACAGATACCTGACGACTAGTCAACAAATGGACACCATACAGCCTGTAGTGATGAAAATTAATGGTAATGTAAGACCAGCACCTATTTTGCGCGATGTTATTTTACCACGGTTACAATCTTTAGACACGATCAATATTGCAGTGGATTTTAACGAAAAAGAGCGCAAATTAGATAGTGATATTAAAGTAGATTACGTCAAATATGCAGACAGTGAGATTGATAGTTTAGTCATATCATCTCAGTCTGACGCTCAAAATTTACAATTTCAACTAGGATTTAAAAATATTGCTGCAGGACCTATAAATATTAAGCGCACAGCTTTGACAGGTATCGTTGCAGAGAATAAACTGAACATTGATTTCACTTCTTATGATGATGAAGAAAGATTAATTCATTTTGCGAGCACGCTTTCGCGAAAGCGTGATATCGACGGAATTGAAAACCTAATTTTTAATTTATCGATTGATGATCTTATTCTCAATAAGCAGCCATGGTTCATACCAGATTCTAATGAAATAGCGGTAGGTGAACGGCAATTTTTATTTAAAGATTTTAAATTAACTAATGGAAATCAAAGCATAGAATTAAGAAGTGACCTACCTGATACTGATAATGATCACCTAGCTCTTTTACTAGATAATTTTAGACTCCAAGGGTTATTAAGTTATTTAAATTCTGATGAAAAACTAGCAACAGGAATTGTAAATGGTAAATTTATTTTAGATGATATTTATGGCGCTACTGGTATTCTAGCAGACTTGCAGATTAAAGATTTACATGCATTGGAAGTTCCTTTGGGTCAATTAAACCTAGATGCAAAATCATTAGATGGGTCAAGATATGATATGAATCTTGCTATTAAAGGAGCAAATGTAGATTTTGAACTTAAAGGTGATTATGAAGCAACAGATACAGCAGCAAATCTTAATCTAGATTTAAATATTAATCAAGTTAATGTATCCACAATAGCAGGTCTATCAGACGATTTCTTTAAAGACGGTAGTGGTTCTCTAAACGGAAAGTTTAAAGTCACAGGAACTACTATAGATCCCAATTATAGTGGTGAACTTAGATTTAATAATGCTAGTATTAATGTAGCAATGCTTGACACAAATTTTACTTTAAAAGATGAAAAAATAGCAATAGATAATGCTGGCATTACTTTAAATAAGTTGCGTATTGCAGATGCTCAAGGAGATATTTTTACATTAAATGGAAGTATTGGAACTGAGAATATTTTAGTACCAACATTTGATTTAAAATTGAAAGCCAAGGATTTTACAGCCTTGAACAGTACTGCAAAAGATAATGATCTTTACTATGGTAGAGCTACCTTTGACGCAAATGCATCTATAACGGGTAATCTTACTATTCCAGTTATTAATCTAGACTTAACCATTAAGGATGTGACAGATGTAACCTATGTCGTTCCTGCAACTGAATTAGATGTAGTGCAACGTGATGGTATTGTCCAGTTTGTCAATAAACAAAATCCAGATGCAATTTTAACTCAGACTGAAGAGGCATCAGCAACACTTACCGGATTTGATATTACAGCCGATTTTAAAATTAGAGACGATGCAAAATTGAAAATCATCATTGATCCTAGCACCGGTGATAATTTACAAGTGGCTGGTAGTGGTGATCTTAGATACAGAATGACGCCTAATGGCAGAATGACGCTAACAGGACGATATGAAATCGATAATGGCTATTATCAACTTAACCTTTATGAAATTGTCTCTAGACGATTTGATCTTGCTAAAGGTGGAAGCATTACATGGTCTGGAGATCCATTTGATGCAAATTTAGATGTAAGTGCTATTTATAAGGTAGAGACCAGTGCTAGTGCTTTAATGGCTAGTCAAACTAGTGGTGCAGATTTAAGTACTAAAAACAGTTTCCGTCAGCAATTACCTTTCTTAGTGTATTTAAATGTGGATGGTGAATTAATGCAACCAGAGATCAGTTTTAAAATAGACCTACCTAATGATGAACAAGGTGCTGTAGGTGGACAGGTCTATGGTAGACTACAACAACTTAATAATCAAGATCAAGAATTGAATAAACAAGTTTTTTCTCTTCTAGTACTTAATCGCTTTTTCCCTACTTCTGGAACAGATGGAAGCAATGGTGGTACAGCAACTATTGCCAGAGACAATTTAAACCAAGCCTTGAGTGATCAATTAAATCAATATGGAGGTAAATTACTAGGTAAGACTGGTATCGACTTTAGTTTTGGTGTAGATAGCTATACAGATTATCAAGGTACAAGTACACAAGAACGTACACAACTAGATGTAACAGCTAGTAAAAAATTACTCAATGATCGTCTAGTGGTAAGTGTAGGTAGTGAGGTCGATATTCAAGGATCTGCACAAGAAGGTGAAGAAACTCCAGTGATAGGTAATGTAAGTATTGAGTACTTACTTTCTCAAACTGGTCAATGGCGTCTAAAAGGTTTCCGTAGGAATCAGTATGATAATGTCATCGATGGTCAGTTGATTGTTAGTGGTATATCATTGATATTTACTAAAGAGTTTAATGAGTTTAAAAACTTATTTGCTAAAACGGTCCTTGAAGAAAATCAAAAGGCTCGCAAAGAGGAAGAAGAAGAGCGGCAAGAAGACGAAAAATCAACAGAATCAGATAACAAGTAAATCAGACTATTGAAAGCAAACAATTATATACGCAGTCTAATAACCTTGAGTTTATTCTTAATCATAACATCTTGTGCTGTAAAAAAGTATGTGCCCGAAGATGAATTGCTTCTCAATGAGACCTATGTGGATATCAAACTAGATTCACTAACAGATGTAAAAGATGTCGCTGCGTTAAAAGCTCAATTAGATCTCACTATATCGCCGCAACCTAATAGTACTTTTTTAGGAATGAGACCAGGCTTGCATTACTATTATAAGGTTAAAAGGGATAGTGGCGGCTTTATAGCGCGATTTATGAATAGAAAGATAGGAGAGAAGCCTGTCTATTTATCTGATGTAGAACAAGAGGCAACAAAGGATCTATTGCGCAATAGATTAGAAAATAGAGGTTTTTTCTTCAGTAATATAACTTCAAAAACAATTGAAAATGAAAAGCAAAAGGAAGCTAATGTGACCTATGAAGTAACTTTACCTAATCCGTATAGATTAAAAACCTATCAGGTTGATAATGATTCTATACCATTTTATAAAGTTCTAGAAAATCAACTAAAAGACTCTCCAATTAAACCAGGATTACGCTTTGATCTGTCGGCCTTAACACAAGAGCGAGAGCGTATAGATAGCAACCTGAAAGGTAAAGGCTATTATAATTTTAATTCTGGGTTTTTAATATTTCAAGCAGATACTAATCAGTATGATAATAGAAGGTTTGATTTATTTCTTAAACTCAAAAAAGATGTACCTACTAAGGCTATAAAACCCTATCAAATAAAAGCTGTAAAGGTTTACCCATACAACGTTACTGGTAATGATTCTACTGTTATGGATAGTGTGCGTTATGCAGGTAAGGATTATTTACAAGAATCGGATTTTTTTAGACCAGATCGATTAGACCCATTTATTTTATTAGAACCAGGAGATTTATATAATCCATCTAAATCTAGGTCTACTAGTAGACGCTTAGGCTCTATAGGAGCATATAAATTTGTGAATATTGAATATAAAGAGTTACAAGAATCTAATGATAGCCTTAACTACCTAGAGGCAAACATCTATCTTTCTCCCTTAAATAAAAGAGCCCTAAGAGCAGAATTACAAGCGGTCACTAAATCTAATGATTTCACAGGACCTAGTTTAGGACTTACATTTTCTAACCGCAATCTTTTTAAAGGTGGAGAAGTTCTTAATATAAAAGCTACCGGTACCTATGAAGTGCAAGTTGCTGGTAATAGTGATGCTGGTCAGACCAGTACAGAGTTTAGTCTAGGAGCAGATTTAATCTTTCCACGCATGTTAGCACCTATTAACGTGGATAGTGATTATTTCGAATATGCAATTCCTAAGACCAAAACCAGTCTAAGCGCAACTATTTTAAATAGAAGTCAACTATATAGCTTACTCACCTTTTCAGGTAGTTTTGGTTATACTTGGCAAGCAAATCGATATGTAACACACGAGTTCAATCCTATTTCTATTAACTATGTAAATCTGTTGAATACGTCTACAGAATTTGAAGAAATACTAGATGAGAATACCTTTTTACAAAACAGTTTTGAGCAGCAATTCATTTCTGGATTAACTTATTCATTTACTTATAACGAGCTTATTGACGAGCGTAAGAAGGCTTTGTTTTATGTGAATAGCACTCTAGACATAGCTGGTAATAGCATCAGCTTATTAAGCAAAGAAAATGATGAAGGAAAGAATGAATTTCTAGGACTAGAATATGCACAATATGCAAAGGCAGATGTAGACTTTAGATTTCACTATTTATTGAATAAAGATTCTCGTATCGCCACCCGATTTTTTGCTGGTTATGGCTTACCCTATGGTAATAGCGATGTGTTGCCATTTAGTAAACAATACTCTTCAGGTGGCGCTTATAGCGTTCGTGCTTTTAGAACGAGATCATTAGGTCCAGGTGTTTATAGTCCAGCGGATGATGACGATCGTTCCTTCTTTGATCAATCAGGTAATGTTCGATTAGAAGCAAACATTGAATATCGTTTCCCTATCTATAGCTATTTTAAAGGAGCTTTGTTTATCGATGCTGGTAATGTATGGAGCACAGCTGGTAATGGATTACCTGGTGGTAATTTTTCTAGTAATTTCTATAACGAATTAGGGATAGGAGCAGGACTAGGAATGCGTGTTGATGTACAGGGATTTGTGATACGTTTTGATCTCGCTGCACCATGGCATGATCCATCTATGCCATCTGGTGATCGATGGAATTTTGATGTAGAAAACCCAGTATTTAATTTTGCCATAGGTTATCCGTTTTAAAAAAGTCAGGTTAGGTAACGCTTTCGCGAAAGCGTAATCAAAAAAATCTTACAATTCATTATTATTTTTAATAAAATAAGTGCTTAAATTGCTTGCTTAAATTTAACATATGGAAACCAATAACCAACCCCAAAACACAGAAGTACGCTCACGTCGTGAGAGAGAACCATTTATGCCAGAATCCAATGGAATGACCATGATGGAAGCAGTAAAATCGGTTTTTAATAAATATACTGATTTTACAGGTCGTGCAAGAAGATCAGAATACTGGTACTGGCAATTATTTAATTTTATTGTATTTATAATCTTGTATGTACCTATGATTATAGGAGCAGCTACAGAGAATGAGGTGATAGCAATTCCATTTGGAATTCTTATGTTATTATATGTTCTAGCTACTATCATACCATCACTAGCTGTTATTGTAAGACGATTACATGATACTGGTCGTAGTGGTTGGTTTTATTTTATGGGACTTATTCCTTTTATAGGTGGTATTATTCTACTTATATTTTGCGTTGAGGACAGTAAACATGGTGCTAATCAATGGGGACCTAATCCTAAAGGAATAGGAAATGATGATTTTAATCGCAATCAATTTTAAGTAAATCTTAAAATTTAACAAATTACCTTAAATTTTCCTCAACATTTAACTGTTAAAGATATAAACTAGTTATCTTTAAAAATAAAGGTTTATGTGGAGGAAAATTTTTCAGGTTTTAGGCTTAATTGCTGCATTATTAAGTTTATTACCTCTTATAGCTGCAGATTATTGGTGGATACGCATCTTTGATTTTCCACACTTACAACTTACCGCATTTACACTAATAGCCATATTACTTTATTTCTTTACGTTTAAGCCTAAATGGGTAAATGACTATGCCTATATAAGCATCTTAATAGGTTGTTTTATTTTTCAATTTGTAAAATTTATAGATTACACACCATTTGTGGATGTAGAGGTTAAAGACAGTTCTGCTCATGTAAATAATGATTCTACAATTGCTATTTACACTGCTAATGTTTTACAAAAAAACAAAAATGGCGATAACCTCTTTCAAGAAATTAAAGAGAAACAACCTGATTTAATCGTTTTTACAGAAACTAATCAACGCTGGAGTACAGCGATTAATAAACAAATAGGAAAGGATTATCCCTATAAGGTTGAACAACCGCAAGATAATACCTATGGTATGTTGGTTTATTCAAAGATGGCGCTAAAGGATACTAAAATTAAATTTAAAGTAGATCCTAATATACCTTCCATAGAGGCTAAAGTGATGATGAGAAATGGTCATCTATTTCAGTTATACGCGATTCATCCTACACCACCCATGCCACAGCATAACCCTATGAGTACAGATCGAGATAAGGAATTGATTTTAACGGCTATGGCAAGCTATAAATCAGACTTACCTGTGATTGTTTTAGGTGATTTTAATGATGTAGCCTGGTCTGCTAGCACACAACTTACTAAAACGATAGGGAAGCTTTTAGACTTAAGAATAGGTAGAGGTTTTTATAATACTTATCATGCTCAATATCCTTTAATGCGATGGTCGCTTGACCACATCCTTATATCTCCAGAATTTAGACTAAAAGATGCTGGTACTGGTGTCAATTTTGATAGCGATCACTTTCCTTCTTGGGCGGTTTTAACTTTTGAGCCCGATCTAGCATCGCAGCAACAACCTAATGAACCATCTGAAGATGACTGGAAA from Nonlabens arenilitoris harbors:
- a CDS encoding T9SS type A sorting domain-containing protein, whose protein sequence is MRRLILITFLFSGFSIFAQNEGNFWYFGENAGLDFSTSPPTALSNSAMSTVAGCSTVSDSNGNLLFYTNGRLVWNRNHVLMSNSPSYGSTDTYSQQLIVKDPSSTNTYFILRTFWSDLVPGPALDYQIVDMSLDNGLGDIIPIQNYNHNVQFATQEKVTAFINSNGNSNWVVTTYFDYPTLRIYSIKIQNGIIDTTTRVTSNFTSVPNYLLSGQDGILKISKDGTKLILTDGFKAALFDFNINTGMVTNPIRLSTNSIYSRFYGAEFSPDSSLLYINGNTDTSGLDCNTANQRAVLQYDLSMPAGWEANPIVLNNSILNNVRHGDLQLAQDGKIYAAKNCQASLGAIQNPDILGQGANYTDNAIMLAPGTTSRTGLPNLILPSQATASGTDNSSLVIHMFPNPASSFINLSASNHLVSATILDINGRMLSQTNFTGNTIEQQISLENLSSGIYFVTIKSEVGQKVEKLIVE
- a CDS encoding DUF3078 domain-containing protein; this translates as MKSILLSLLFLSISSLATAQDSIPEVKTTNWASWGRVSFLFNQSAFNDDWQGGGVTNVSGNLGISYDIQYKRKKLSWDTKLISDFGLSQVKDQRYLRKTTDRLELNSILGNQINQSYWNYSTIFNFRSQFISGYEFFTEEETGDDGVTRPIQKRRETSGGFSPSYFQLGLGFLWKKSKNFNFNIAPATTRLITVSSNFTDVDMNDPVAVDDYTPFFGVEANKTARWEVGASFRGYTKFEVAQNIHMENILSLYSDYLADPENIDIDYNLNLFLKVNKYISGNFEFQAIYDDNTTRGFQIRQVIGLGFKYDLGERPTKKA
- a CDS encoding translocation/assembly module TamB domain-containing protein, translating into MQKQKSQTSIKSPYRWLRRFGRTMLGILIFLFLLLLFIRSPWGQNIIVGQAIDYVQDKTGTEVKLERAFVTFDGNVQIDGLYLGDFKNDTLIYSHSLEADLALWPLINGTGIDIDYLEWDGLTARVIRQDSIKGFNYQFLMDAFATAPDTTASQPLNLHIGEFRLTNFDVVYKDQVGEMDATALFDELVLEMNELDLEQMIVDVENLSLKNAVINYEQDVVTSLAKAEKDHFPNQDTNLAEAITDDANDSQLPLLKANNINLTNVKLNYNSEPDGIALRTNIGTLESSIPMADVQNNQYEISKFKLHSSTVELLIEDESTVVTTTTSEPIVIEWPDFNIKLDHLSFNENNFLYRLNDAPLSSVQLSPDALLLTKINIELHDFNLANQKASVVLDQISLREHSGIDVKQLSGVIQLTDKNFNIEKLNGQINNSAINGSIALGYQGINQLVNHPELLKLNASIPVYKLDLKDLYRFQPDLASNSYVRQIAKQPLTGRIIVSGSTDNLQVDGFNINWGQNSATANGTLTHVTDVNRLTFEFPNINVSAYRTSLLPFINEKDLGITLPQKAQLIANLSGNVNKIKGKADLTTSYGFMTIDGNFNNGSKIQFESTVDIEELELSKMLSMPELGNLSLQLQTSGSGSNVEDLDASMDGTITSFAYNNYPLTNIPIKGSMNNGSGIITSKFKDDNVNIALASNFKLDQQLTIVDAAVDVIGIDLRAFGITSQNVKAAGKIDMSYAGNGTDYQIKTTVDDGIAVFDEQSYLLGQLNMDAFVTADSTSLDIKNKMLDLELRSNTGPQNIATALQRHIDRYLTTSQQMDTIQPVVMKINGNVRPAPILRDVILPRLQSLDTINIAVDFNEKERKLDSDIKVDYVKYADSEIDSLVISSQSDAQNLQFQLGFKNIAAGPINIKRTALTGIVAENKLNIDFTSYDDEERLIHFASTLSRKRDIDGIENLIFNLSIDDLILNKQPWFIPDSNEIAVGERQFLFKDFKLTNGNQSIELRSDLPDTDNDHLALLLDNFRLQGLLSYLNSDEKLATGIVNGKFILDDIYGATGILADLQIKDLHALEVPLGQLNLDAKSLDGSRYDMNLAIKGANVDFELKGDYEATDTAANLNLDLNINQVNVSTIAGLSDDFFKDGSGSLNGKFKVTGTTIDPNYSGELRFNNASINVAMLDTNFTLKDEKIAIDNAGITLNKLRIADAQGDIFTLNGSIGTENILVPTFDLKLKAKDFTALNSTAKDNDLYYGRATFDANASITGNLTIPVINLDLTIKDVTDVTYVVPATELDVVQRDGIVQFVNKQNPDAILTQTEEASATLTGFDITADFKIRDDAKLKIIIDPSTGDNLQVAGSGDLRYRMTPNGRMTLTGRYEIDNGYYQLNLYEIVSRRFDLAKGGSITWSGDPFDANLDVSAIYKVETSASALMASQTSGADLSTKNSFRQQLPFLVYLNVDGELMQPEISFKIDLPNDEQGAVGGQVYGRLQQLNNQDQELNKQVFSLLVLNRFFPTSGTDGSNGGTATIARDNLNQALSDQLNQYGGKLLGKTGIDFSFGVDSYTDYQGTSTQERTQLDVTASKKLLNDRLVVSVGSEVDIQGSAQEGEETPVIGNVSIEYLLSQTGQWRLKGFRRNQYDNVIDGQLIVSGISLIFTKEFNEFKNLFAKTVLEENQKARKEEEEERQEDEKSTESDNK